The nucleotide sequence CAGCTTTGCCAGCGCATAGGTCGCCATCTCATCGGCATAGATGTGCACTTTGATGCCAAAGGAGCCGCCGACATCCTTGCAGACGACGCGAACCTGCTGTTCCCGCAAACCCAGATGCAGTGCCGCGATGTTCTGCACCATGTGAGGGGCCTGCGTACCCTGATAGATCGTGAGCCGCGCTTCCGCCGCATTCCAGTCGGCAACGACCGAACGCGGCTCCAGCGTCACACCGGTGTGGCGGCCGAAGACGAAATCGGCCTCTACCACCGCATCGGAACCGGCAAAGGCTTGATCCACCGCGCCTGCATCGTGGATGCGTTCGAACGCCAGATTGTCACCAAGCGAAGCATGAATAACCGGCGTCGCCGGGTCGAGCGCTGTGCGCATGTCGGTGGCGGCTTCGAGTTCCTGATACTCGACCGCAACACGCTCCGCAGCATCCTCAGCCGCCGCACGGCTCGTCGCCACAATGGCGGCCACCGCCTCGCCCTGCCAGCAGACCCGATCGACTGCGATCGCCGATTGCGGCGCGGATTTGAGGCCCTTGAGATGCGACAGCACGCCGACCCAGGGCGTGATGACAGCCGCAAGCTCCTTGCCCGTGACAACCGCGCTCACGCCCGGCATCTGCTTTGCAGCGGCGGCATCGATGCTCACGATCTTCGCGTGCGCATGCGGCGAGCGCAGGAACACGACATGCGCCATTCGCGGCAGCTCCATGTCGCTGATATAGCTGCCGCGGCCTTGCAGCAGCCGGTCGAGATTCGGCCGCGGCACCGTCTTGCCGATATAGGAGTTCGGCCGGTCCAGCACCGACAACCTTTCGGGATCGATGCGGATTGAGCTCATGCTTTCAGCTCCATCCGCGACCGCGCGGTATTCTCGATCGCGTCGATGATGGCCTGATAACCGGTGCAGCGGCAGTAATTTCCCGAGAGATGCTCGCGGATTTCCGCTCGTGTGGGCGTTCGGTTCTCACGCAACAGATCCTGCGCCGCCATCAGCATGCCCGGCGTGCAGAAGCCGCATTGCAGCGCATTGCGGTCACGAAACGCCGCCTGCAGATCGGCGATCTCGCCGGAATCGGACAAGCCCTCGATCGTCTCAACCATGGCGTCGTTCACCTGCACCGCCAGCATCAGGCAGGAACGCACAATCTCGCCGCCGACACGCACCGTGCAGGCTCCGCACACGCCATGCTCACATCCGAGATGCGTGCCCGTTAGTTTTAGATGCTCGCGTAAGAAATCCGCGAGGTTGAGCCGCGGCACGACATGCGCTTCAACGCGTTCACCGTTGACCGTGAGCGAGATCGCCACTGGAGCCGTCACGCACTTCCTCCGATGTCGAGATCGGGACGGTTCAGGAGCGAAGCGACGCACCGCGCCAGCAACACTCTTGCGAGGTGCCGGCGCATTGCGGGTGTCGCCTGCTGATCCTCATGCGGATCAAGCTCATGTGAGAGCACGTCGGAGGCCTCCGCCAGCAGCGTTGGCAGGATTTTAACGCCAGTCAGTTTGCCGGCAGCCTTTGCCAGAACAGGCTTGTCGCCGACGGCGAAATAGCCGAGCCGGAGATCGGCGAACCGATCGCCCTGCAGCACTGCCTGCGCCGCAAGGCCGACGATCGCATAGTCGCCGTGCCGCCGCGCAAACTCCTGGAAGAAATGCGCCGAGCCGTGACGGGCGACAGGCAATTCGATGGCGACCAGCAAGTCCTGCGGTGCGAGCTGCGTCTCGTAAATTCCGGTGAAAAAATCCTCTGCAGCAATCCGCCGCTCACCGCCTGGGCCGTGCGCAACGATGGATGCACCCAGCGCAAGCATGCAGGCGGGCAGTTCGGATGCCGGATCGGCCTGCGCAAGGCTACCGCCGATGGTACCCCGATTGCGAATCGCGGGGTGCGCTACGTGCGCCACAGCTGCCCCGAGCAGCGGCGCGCATTTCACAATGTCGGATGATTTCAGGAGATCGGCATGCCGGGTCAGAGCGCCGATGACAAGCGTTTCGCCCTTGACCGCGATCCCGCGCAATTCGGCGAGTTCGCCGATATCGACGATCACTTCGGGCGCAACCAGCCGCAGATTCATCGCCGGGATCAGGCTTTGCCCGCCCGAAAGCACCCTCGCTTTCTCTCCATGCACGGCAAGCAGTTCCAGCGCATTAGCAACGCTGGTCGCGCGCGCGTAGGCGAAAGCCGAGGCTTTCATTCAGGCAAGCCCCTCCCGGCTCCTGATTTTCTGCTTTTGAGGGATTAGAGGGTGGGACCTTTGAAAGGTCAAGCTCCTTGATTTTGCGTTCTTTTCGACTTTCGGACTTGCCCTGATCGATCTGCCGACGCACGCTCTCACCAACTAAGAATGATCCGGGAGGCGCAGAAATCATGAAACTCGGGTTCTTCACAATGCCGATCCATCCCCTGGAAAAGGATTGGCGGCAATCCCTGAAGGAGGACCGGGAAGCCTTCCTGCTGGCGGATGAGCTCGGATTTTCGGAAGCCTATGTCGGCGAGCACGTCACCGACCGCGCCGAAAACATCACTTCCTGCATCGCTTTTATCGCCTGGCTTGCCGCCGCCACCAAGCAGATCAAGCTCGGCACCGGCACGGTCAACATGCCGAACAGCCATCCGGCTGCAATTGCGGCCTCCATCGCAATGCTCGATCACATGCTCGACGGCCGGCTGATCTTCGGCATCAGCCCAGGCGGCCTGCTGTCGGACGCCGAGCTGTTTGGCAATCTCGAGGCCGATCGCAATGCGATGTTTTTGGAGGCGATCAACCAGGTGCTGGCGATCTGGGACGGCAAGCCACCCTATAATCTTGCGGGCAAATACTGGAACATCTCGATCGAAAAAACCCTGATCGAGGACATCGGCCAGGGCTTTATCGCAAAGCCGCTGCAGCGTCCGCATCCGCCTATAGTAGTCACTGCCGTCGCGCCCTTCTCCAAAGGCGTCACCGAGGCGGCTGCGCGCGGCTGGGAACCGATTTCCGCCAACTTCCTGATGCCAGCCTGGGTGAAGAGTCACTGGCCGAAATATGTCGAGGGCTGCGATCGCGTCGGCCGTCCGGCCGCTCCCGCCAACTGGCGCGTGGCCAAAAGCGTATTCGTCGCCAAGGACGTGGCTACCGCCGAGGCCTATGCCACCGATCCGAACGGACCTTATGTCTATTACTACCGCTCGCTCTTCACCAAGCTGAAGCGAGGTGGCCGCATCGATCTGTTCAAGACCCGGCGCGACCAGCCCGACGAGGAGGTGACGCTGGAGTCGATCTGCGAGAAACTCACCATCTACGGCACACCGGAGAGCGTGGCCGACCAGTTGCTGGCTTTCCAGGAAGAAGTCGGCACATTTGGCACGCTCCTCTACGCCGGCAAGGACTGGCGCGACCGCGAACTCGGCCGCCGCTCAATGATTCTGATGGCCGAGCAAGTCATGCCGCGCATCAACGCTGCCTGTGCCCGAAGCCGCGACGCCGCAGGTTGAGTTCGATGTC is from Bradyrhizobium sp. ISRA430 and encodes:
- a CDS encoding (2Fe-2S)-binding protein; amino-acid sequence: MTAPVAISLTVNGERVEAHVVPRLNLADFLREHLKLTGTHLGCEHGVCGACTVRVGGEIVRSCLMLAVQVNDAMVETIEGLSDSGEIADLQAAFRDRNALQCGFCTPGMLMAAQDLLRENRTPTRAEIREHLSGNYCRCTGYQAIIDAIENTARSRMELKA
- a CDS encoding xanthine dehydrogenase family protein subunit M — its product is MKASAFAYARATSVANALELLAVHGEKARVLSGGQSLIPAMNLRLVAPEVIVDIGELAELRGIAVKGETLVIGALTRHADLLKSSDIVKCAPLLGAAVAHVAHPAIRNRGTIGGSLAQADPASELPACMLALGASIVAHGPGGERRIAAEDFFTGIYETQLAPQDLLVAIELPVARHGSAHFFQEFARRHGDYAIVGLAAQAVLQGDRFADLRLGYFAVGDKPVLAKAAGKLTGVKILPTLLAEASDVLSHELDPHEDQQATPAMRRHLARVLLARCVASLLNRPDLDIGGSA
- a CDS encoding LLM class flavin-dependent oxidoreductase yields the protein MKLGFFTMPIHPLEKDWRQSLKEDREAFLLADELGFSEAYVGEHVTDRAENITSCIAFIAWLAAATKQIKLGTGTVNMPNSHPAAIAASIAMLDHMLDGRLIFGISPGGLLSDAELFGNLEADRNAMFLEAINQVLAIWDGKPPYNLAGKYWNISIEKTLIEDIGQGFIAKPLQRPHPPIVVTAVAPFSKGVTEAAARGWEPISANFLMPAWVKSHWPKYVEGCDRVGRPAAPANWRVAKSVFVAKDVATAEAYATDPNGPYVYYYRSLFTKLKRGGRIDLFKTRRDQPDEEVTLESICEKLTIYGTPESVADQLLAFQEEVGTFGTLLYAGKDWRDRELGRRSMILMAEQVMPRINAACARSRDAAG